In Papaver somniferum cultivar HN1 chromosome 1, ASM357369v1, whole genome shotgun sequence, a genomic segment contains:
- the LOC113351441 gene encoding probable mediator of RNA polymerase II transcription subunit 37c, which yields MFAARVEDGDEGIPPAPRGVPRFTVCFNIDADGILTEVERLAREAERYKLEDEENKKKVELRNSFEEYIKDMRNAICDKRPPVGKSKIDAAVNKASQWLDSNELGDLEEIRDQMQEFENVCRPIIKRMKWTRPLSLTCAQAVKQ from the exons atgtttgctgctcgtgttgaagatggAGATGAAG GAATTCCACCAGCACCTCGTGGTGTTCCTCGGTTCACAGTATGCTTTAACATAGATGCCGATGGTATATTGACTGAGGTCGAGAGATTGGCTCGAGAGGCTGAGAGATACAAGTTAGAGGatgaagaaaacaagaagaaggtGGAGTTAAGGAACTCATTTGAGGAATACATAAAAGACATGAGGAATGCAATCTGTGACAAGCGACCACCGGTTGGTAAATCGAAGATCGATGCTGCGGTCAACAAGGCCTCCCAGTGGTTGGATAGCAATGAATTAGGTGATTTGGAGGAAATCAGGGACCAGATGCAGGAATTTGAAAATGTATGCAGACCTATCATAAAGAGAATGAAATGGACAAGACCCTTAAGTTTGACCTGTGCACAAGCAGTCAAGCAGTAG
- the LOC113351375 gene encoding probable glutathione S-transferase, whose protein sequence is MEDLKLFGVWYSPFVCRVKCALQLKGLNHEYIEEDLSNKSDLLLQYNPVHKKIPILVHAGKPIVESLIILEYIDETWPDKYPLLPKDPYERSKARFWGNFLQDKESTFWSLVLVRASTFEFSRTIAVALTEETKEKTVNEVVEVLRTLEEHGLGDKKFFVGDDIGFTDLAIGIGIHWMKVVEELKEVKIFETCTRLQAWIARFNEVPAVKEGLPSYNELVTHYKSRWG, encoded by the exons ATGGAAGATTTGAAGTTATTTGGTGTATGGTATAGCCCATTTGTTTGTAGAGTTAAATGCGCTCTACAATTGAAAGGTCTGAATCATGAATACATAGAAGAAGATCTTTCAAACAAGAGTGATTTACTCTTGCAATACAACCCAGTTCACAAGAAAATCCCAATTCTAGTTCATGCCGGAAAACCCATCGTTGAATCGCTCATCATACTAGAGTACATCGACGAGACGTGGCCGGACAAATATCCATTACTCCCCAAAGATCCTTATGAAAGATCTAAAGCTCGTTTCTGGGGCAACTTTTTGCAAGACAAG GAATCAACCTTTTGGAGTTTAGTTCttgttagagcatccaca tttgagtttagtcgtaccattgcagtcgctcttacTGAGGAAACCAAAGAGAAAACAGTCAACGAAGTCGTTGAAGTACTAAGAACCCTTGAAGAACATGGACTAGGTGACAAGAAATTTTTCGTGGGAGACGATATCGGATTCACAGACTTAGCAATTGGAATCGGAATTCATTGGATGAAAGTAGTTGAGGAGCTCAAAGAAGTGAAGATATTTGAAACTTGTACACGTTTGCAGGCATGGATCGCAAGGTTCAACGAAGTGCCAGCAGTCAAAGAAGGCTTACCTAGTTACAATGAATTGGTCACTCATTACAAGTCTCGCTGGGGCTGA